A single region of the Melospiza melodia melodia isolate bMelMel2 chromosome 7 unlocalized genomic scaffold, bMelMel2.pri SUPER_7_unloc_1, whole genome shotgun sequence genome encodes:
- the LOC134432903 gene encoding olfactory receptor 14I1-like, which translates to MFFFLLNLAISDLGSICTTVPKALHNSLWDTRDISYEGCAAQIFRAVLRIPSEQGRHKAFSTCLPHLAVVSLFLSTAEFAYLKPPSISSPSLDLAVSFLYSVVPPFLNPLIYSLRNQELKAAVWRLITGCFQGH; encoded by the exons atgttcttcttcctgctcaacctggccatcagcgacctgggctccatctgcaccactgtccccaaagccctgcacaattccctctgggacaccagggacatctcctatgaaggatgtgctgcacag atcttcagggccgtgctgaggatcccctctgagcagggacggcacaaagccttttccacctgcctccctcacctggctgtggtctccctgttcctcagcactgcagaatttgcctacctgaagcctccctccatctcctccccatccctggatctggcagtgtcatttctgtactcggtggtgcctccattcctgaaccccctcatctacagcctgaggaaccaggagctcaaggctgcagtgtggagactgatcactggatgcttccagggacattaa